A window of the Miscanthus floridulus cultivar M001 chromosome 14, ASM1932011v1, whole genome shotgun sequence genome harbors these coding sequences:
- the LOC136502985 gene encoding uncharacterized protein, with amino-acid sequence MVAEHGGAMAVGGEARGGSTCARKAAQARARLEGGRGGVAGHVIAGRGEEAAANCAGGCVARRATELGALGSGGRRGSAGGSERAHGHQQVKASAWARVRPRLPRGGRRRHMVATRREFSAAVGAWTSGQQGNGAGLGRGERSVGWHEQAGARGGPTRAAGSLARWAGFGRRPEARAAAREGEKSFSK; translated from the coding sequence atggtggccgagcacggcggcgccatggccgtcggtggcgaggcgcggggaggctcgacctgtgctcggaaggcggcgcaagcgcgagcgcgacttgaaggagggcgaGGTGGAGTTGCAGGCCACGTGATTGCCGGTCGAGGTGAGGAAGCCGCGGCGAATTGCGCCGGCGGGTGCGTGGCGCGGCGAGCGACAGAGCTTGGGGCTCTCGGCTCTGGCGggaggagaggcagcgcgggcgggagtgagcgagcgcacgggcaccagcaggtgaaggcgagcgcgtgggCACGGGTTAGAccgcggctgccgcgcggcgggcgacgccggcacatggtcgccacgcggcgggagTTCTCTGCCGCGGTCGGCGCGTGGACGAGCGGCCAGCAGGGGAACGGCgcggggctgggccgaggcgagcgcAGCGTGGGATGGCATGAGCAGGCCGGCGCGCGAGGTGGGCCGACGCGCGCGGCGGGTtcgctggcgcgctgggccggcttcggcaggcggCCAGAAGCgagggcggcggcccgcgaaggagaaaaatccttttccaaataa